The Drosophila innubila isolate TH190305 chromosome 2L unlocalized genomic scaffold, UK_Dinn_1.0 4_B_2L, whole genome shotgun sequence genome segment AACTACTTCTATGAAATCAAGGGACCACAAAGGAAAATAATCAACAACCTTCAATATAAAGACTTTCAAATCTCGGACACTCTATTGCTGGACGTTGTGTGTGTTACATTGTCTTGCTGATCCGACCCTTGAACGCCATATCGATAAGCATCGCTACCTCCTTGTGCGAACTCCATCTAGCACAGTGGCTGCAGATTAGTTGTAATTCGTTGATATTGACAGTGGGTAAGTGTTCGGCGCAATGTGGGAGGGCATTCAACAATGGGATGGGATCgggggaggaggaggagggggaTTTGAGCACCTGGGCGGGCGAGCAATGCATGTCTTTAGGATCGGTCttgttacttttattattttattttaaagttggaGTTAGATTTATATACAAGCGACCACAGATTATGAATTGTTATTCCTTTATTCCCTATCACTATTAATTCAATGCCATTGCAGAAGGTAGAGGAACTCGTTGATAGTGTGAAGAAGGCACGAGGACTCAAAACCAAAGAGCGCAACAAAGACAAGCTGTCCGACGAGGAGCGTGATGCCCGCAAGGACCGTAAACTGGGACGCAAGCGGGATCGCAACGAGGAGTCTAGCAGCAGCGATCACAAGCGCCGGCGTGAAGGTGAGATAAGAACCCTTGAAGATCTAATCAAGACATTCAAGAATGAACGATTTTCAGCACAAAACGGTGATGACGATTTGCGTGAACGGGACCGTCATAGAGTAAGTTCCCagttattataaaactatGTGATGTATCGAAGTAACAATTATTATTGCCCTGTAGGAGAAATCGTCCCGTGAACGTTCTCATGACAAATTCGATCGGGAACGTGGAGGCGGAAGTTCACGAGGTGACGATCGACAGTACAGCCTCTCCAAGTCTACCCGCTCCTCAAGGATCAACTATTGAGCGGATGAGGGAGTTATATTCCCGTTAAGTGAAGTGCAtttgatttaagaataaaaaatgaatacaattttattaactattttaatgtaaagcgaaacaaattttgaaaattatacaatATCTTAGTAcatattaaaagcaaaaattaaaactaagccCACTGTAATGTTgaaatatagttaaaaatgttttttattttattttattcaatttaattgtttaaccAATTTTTATCGAGTTAAGGTTATATCGATAAATTATTGATCACTCGCATTACGATTAAGATGAGACAGCACTCCACCGACTATGATTAATCGCATAAACGATAGTCTTGCAACCCTAATTGCCAGATCGGATAATTTAACAGGGTGGCAAACCTTGTGCTGGGTGGCAGCCTCGTCCTGTCGCTTCTCCTTCGTGAAGCTCCGAGGCAAAAGAAAATTCAGTCTTCAGTGCGTGCTCCATCAaattggcaatggcaatggcccGGCGGCAGTTCTGCTTAAGTAAATgcacaaattttcataaaaattacaataaattgttTGCTGTTTATATGAAAACGGCAAATCTAATGCAAAACTTTAACGTGCTCAAGCGTTCGCTATAAGCAGATAAGGTGGTGGAGGAGGGTAAAAATCGCCGCCTATACCCACCAATACATTAACAGCATTCGggctaagtgtgtgtgtgtcctaaAAGTTGTTAGTGTTATTTGAATTACGAGTACACCAATCATTAAGCGATTTATACGGCGTAATCGTTAAGCCAAACAAGTGTtaaagctcaaaaaaaaagaacctcaaaattattttgaattacagaatttcattaaaagaaagtgataaaatggcaaagttATATAGAAGAAATTCGAAAACATTAGGTGTGTCCGCTTATTGTTTGCTGCCGCttcacaattaaatttaaaacaaacagtAAGTCCCAAAATATCCTTTATcttacataataaaatatgtagtaTACAGTACAGGCACGCGCCTTATATTcgctttaaatgtaaataattgcataataaACTGCTGAGCCTCATAAGTTATAACTTTCA includes the following:
- the LOC117782133 gene encoding uncharacterized protein LOC117782133, which encodes MARRQFCLSKCTNFHKNYNKLFAVYMKTANLMQNFNVLKRSL